The uncultured Roseibium sp. DNA segment GACCCGGACAATTCCAAGCCGGAAAGACAATCTCTCACGGCAAGAGTGGTCGCGCCCAGACCAAAGGGCACCACCTCGATCGGCAGAGGAAAGCGGCCGAGTACATCGACGAGCTTGCTGTCGTCGGCGATGACGATCATTTCCCTGGAGGCAGCGGCAACGATCTTCTCGCGCAGCAAGGCGCCCCCTCCTCCCTTGATCAGTCGCATTTGCGGGTCGATTTCATCGGCGCCGTCGACGGTGAGATCAAGCTTCGGCATCTCATCCAGCGTCGAAAGGCGAATCCCCTCTTCCATTGCAAGCTGATGCGTTCTTTCCGACGTGGGCACGCCGATGACGTCCAGACCGTCCCGAACACGTGTGCCGAGAGCCCTGACAAAATGCTCCGCCGTGGACCCGGTTCCGATACCGAGCTTCATGCCCGGCCGGACGTCGTCCACCGCCTTTTCGGCTGCCAGGCGTTTCCAAGCGTCACTCATCGCCTCTCCAAGACATTCCAAGATTCCGCGCTCAGTAGCATGGCAGGCGTTACAGGGTCTAGGGCGCGGCCCCATAAAACAGACTGAAATGGTGTCGCAATGCCAAACAGGCGCAAGGACACGCGTAAAAAGCGAATATTTTTGAAAGCACATTCTCGGATACAATTTATTAACTATAATTTTAACGAATACCAATAATCTTTCAGGTTATAGGGGAATTCAGAGAAACTTGCCCAAGAGGCCCCGGGAGGATGGCAATGTTCTTTAATAGAAAAAATCATAATAACAACAATGCACTTACTACGGAATTTCACTCAAATGACATGGGCGAAAGGCTTGACGTTGCGGCCGAATCCGCTTCCGACGACATGGACAACATGCTCGCCTACGCACTGGATGCAATCGAGGACGATCTCCAGGTGTCCGCGAAATCCATCAGCGGCTCGATGCAGAAGGTACAGCGCCGGATCACCGAACAACTCGGCCTACTGGATTCGATCCGTATCGACAGCAAGGCGCTGCGCGAGCAAAGCGGCCTG contains these protein-coding regions:
- the rpiA gene encoding ribose-5-phosphate isomerase RpiA; this translates as MSDAWKRLAAEKAVDDVRPGMKLGIGTGSTAEHFVRALGTRVRDGLDVIGVPTSERTHQLAMEEGIRLSTLDEMPKLDLTVDGADEIDPQMRLIKGGGGALLREKIVAAASREMIVIADDSKLVDVLGRFPLPIEVVPFGLGATTLAVRDCLSGLELSGSLTVRGGDEHPFVTDGGHFILDAELGRIPDADALAKKLVAIPGVVEHGLFIGLAVKAYVAGADGVRTIVASR